Proteins co-encoded in one Gemmatimonadota bacterium genomic window:
- a CDS encoding L,D-transpeptidase family protein encodes MTRSASTSFALAAAVLCALAWPDRAAAQIPDVTRAPGELPEGDVRLASALGGSGFVTEQLRFERVRAAMGAKRAGLAAALRDLGLELPPAGIYVRVFKAEREVEVWVRGREADRYVRLRRYPICQVSGALGPKRQEGDRQIPEGFYAIESFNPQSDFHLSLRVNYPNASDRILGRRPSLGGDIYLHGGCSTVGCVPVTDDHMRELYWLSVEARGSGLRKIPIHIFPTRMDSIGMAWLAPFGATRSDLAPFWAQLKGGYEFFERHRRVPGVVTEADGSYTIVDAGSPDGFARALRPARKAAGLLGTPADDFIEDEGGSPITAPAGPLPARAVPVPELTGRHAAEVRAALLLEARAPSERLLGAPTDEGGLVESSAPSTEPESPLAEVRPRLLGAPLEPEEPESDVVVGPVPSVEAPIELDLDPAQRTTTEAGDWLTEDDVGDPRPPLLGEPVILGKELVGGALPPGASPITLPGFEVREAEAIPGRMPYRPPRLRLIRLAL; translated from the coding sequence ATGACGCGATCCGCCTCGACGAGCTTTGCCTTGGCGGCCGCGGTCCTGTGCGCGCTTGCGTGGCCGGACCGGGCCGCCGCCCAGATCCCGGACGTCACGCGCGCGCCGGGAGAGCTGCCCGAGGGCGATGTGCGACTCGCCTCGGCGTTGGGAGGCTCCGGGTTCGTAACCGAGCAACTGCGCTTCGAGCGCGTGCGCGCCGCCATGGGCGCAAAGCGGGCCGGGTTGGCGGCGGCGCTCCGTGACCTGGGCCTGGAACTTCCGCCAGCGGGGATCTACGTGCGGGTGTTCAAGGCGGAGCGGGAGGTGGAGGTATGGGTTCGCGGGCGCGAAGCCGACCGCTACGTCCGCCTTCGCCGATACCCGATCTGTCAGGTGTCGGGAGCTCTTGGGCCCAAACGCCAGGAGGGCGACCGCCAGATCCCCGAGGGCTTCTACGCGATCGAGTCGTTCAATCCGCAGAGCGATTTCCACCTGTCTCTGCGGGTGAACTATCCCAACGCGTCGGATCGCATCCTCGGTCGCAGGCCCTCGCTGGGCGGAGATATCTACCTGCACGGCGGGTGCTCGACGGTGGGGTGCGTGCCCGTGACCGACGACCACATGCGAGAGCTCTACTGGTTGTCGGTCGAGGCGCGCGGCTCGGGGCTACGCAAGATCCCCATCCACATATTCCCGACCCGCATGGACTCGATCGGCATGGCCTGGCTCGCGCCCTTTGGGGCCACCCGCTCGGATCTGGCTCCGTTCTGGGCCCAGCTCAAGGGAGGGTACGAGTTCTTCGAGCGGCACCGGCGCGTGCCGGGCGTGGTGACCGAGGCCGACGGGAGCTACACGATCGTCGATGCGGGATCTCCGGACGGCTTCGCGCGCGCGTTGCGCCCGGCCCGCAAGGCGGCTGGCCTGCTCGGTACGCCCGCCGATGATTTCATTGAAGACGAGGGTGGCTCCCCGATCACCGCCCCCGCCGGCCCGCTTCCCGCGCGCGCCGTGCCCGTTCCCGAGCTGACGGGGAGGCACGCGGCCGAGGTGCGGGCGGCGCTGCTGCTGGAGGCGCGCGCGCCCTCCGAGCGGCTGCTGGGTGCACCCACCGACGAGGGCGGCCTTGTCGAGTCGAGCGCGCCCTCGACCGAGCCGGAGTCGCCCCTCGCGGAGGTTCGTCCGCGACTGCTGGGGGCTCCGCTCGAGCCCGAGGAACCGGAGTCCGACGTGGTTGTCGGTCCCGTGCCCTCGGTCGAGGCCCCCATCGAGCTCGACCTGGATCCGGCGCAACGGACGACCACGGAAGCGGGCGACTGGCTGACGGAGGACGACGTCGGGGATCCTCGCCCGCCGCTCCTGGGCGAGCCGGTGATTCTCGGCAAGGAGCTCGTAGGCGGCGCGCTGCCGCCGGGCGCCTCGCCCATCACGCTGCCGGGCTTCGAGGTGAGGGAAGCGGAGGCGATTCCGGGCCGCATGCCCTACCGGCCCCCTCGCCTCAGGCTCATTCGTCTGGCGCTATAG
- the murB gene encoding UDP-N-acetylmuramate dehydrogenase, whose product MSDRLDVESVGRRLEGEFGPDRVGRGVPLAPFTTFGIGGPADLFFRARTVEELVRVTQLARDMDAPSFLLGRGANILVADAGVRALVIHNEAKGISWVEETVVRAESGVETFPDLIEATVARGMAGLHHFVGIPSTVGGAMWQNLHFLSPAPERSRTVFLEEFVERADIFTAEGARRTVGAGYFEFGYDTSVLHHREDVVLSVDFRLAPLPEGDLRRVMRENLVWRAERHPDLALFPCVGSIFQKIQGVGAGRLIDQCGLKGHVHPSGRAAIFDRHANIIVNLGGARASDVRELMELSQRTVSRELGHELVPEIGLIGDFGQAG is encoded by the coding sequence TTGAGCGACCGTCTCGACGTCGAGTCGGTCGGCAGGCGGCTGGAGGGCGAGTTCGGCCCCGACAGGGTGGGCCGGGGAGTCCCGCTGGCGCCGTTCACCACTTTCGGGATCGGCGGACCCGCGGACCTCTTCTTTCGCGCGCGCACCGTCGAGGAACTCGTGCGCGTGACTCAACTGGCGCGCGACATGGACGCCCCGAGCTTCCTGCTCGGCCGCGGAGCCAACATCCTGGTCGCGGATGCGGGAGTGCGCGCGCTGGTCATCCACAACGAAGCCAAGGGCATCTCCTGGGTGGAGGAGACCGTCGTGCGCGCCGAGTCGGGGGTGGAGACGTTCCCCGACCTGATCGAAGCGACGGTCGCCAGGGGTATGGCCGGCCTCCACCACTTCGTCGGCATCCCGAGTACGGTCGGCGGGGCCATGTGGCAGAACCTCCACTTCCTGTCGCCCGCGCCCGAGCGGTCTCGCACCGTGTTCCTGGAGGAGTTCGTTGAGCGCGCGGACATCTTCACGGCGGAGGGAGCGCGGCGCACGGTGGGCGCCGGGTACTTCGAGTTCGGGTACGATACGAGCGTGCTACACCACCGGGAAGACGTCGTCCTCAGCGTCGATTTCCGACTCGCCCCATTGCCGGAGGGCGACCTCCGGCGGGTGATGAGGGAAAACCTCGTCTGGCGCGCGGAGCGACATCCGGACCTCGCCCTGTTCCCGTGCGTGGGCTCGATCTTCCAGAAGATCCAGGGCGTCGGCGCCGGCCGCCTGATCGACCAGTGCGGACTCAAGGGGCACGTGCACCCGAGCGGGCGCGCCGCGATCTTCGACCGCCACGCGAACATCATCGTCAACCTCGGGGGCGCCCGGGCGAGCGACGTGCGCGAGCTCATGGAGCTCTCCCAGCGCACCGTGAGTCGTGAGCTGGGGCACGAATTGGTGCCCGAGATAGGGCTCATCGGAGACTTCGGCCAGGCCGGCTGA
- a CDS encoding YgaP-like transmembrane domain — protein sequence MNERVDGWDTVVNVGDAERLVSLAGGGWLALTGLFRSGLVGLLKVGLGSYLLYRGTTGYCPIYESAGVDTAGGGEDWDWDSDWDEGEDPVEAGPVAGSIGGEAPVHAEVLVNGDPAIADAVTEGVDEGG from the coding sequence ATGAACGAAAGAGTGGACGGCTGGGACACGGTCGTGAACGTGGGCGACGCCGAGCGCCTGGTCTCGCTCGCTGGTGGCGGCTGGCTCGCGCTGACCGGACTGTTCCGGAGCGGACTGGTAGGGCTCCTCAAGGTCGGCCTCGGCAGCTACCTGCTATACCGTGGCACCACCGGCTATTGCCCGATTTACGAGTCGGCCGGGGTCGATACCGCCGGTGGCGGCGAGGATTGGGACTGGGATTCGGACTGGGACGAGGGGGAAGATCCCGTCGAAGCGGGTCCGGTGGCCGGGAGCATCGGCGGCGAGGCGCCGGTCCACGCGGAGGTTCTCGTGAACGGCGACCCGGCGATCGCGGACGCCGTGACGGAAGGGGTGGACGAGGGCGGTTGA
- a CDS encoding HAMP domain-containing sensor histidine kinase → MRFLRRHGTHRSRSAFVAGLLLVTFVLAVVLAYQAQDSARSHRAAAESALRDFAAFAGGEFGYRVEKTLDEHLVQPALWIVLGADDTLSYPATQYLRKALDNARYGHLPVRTEFSYSLLSGDLTAVGAPIAPDVRTWIADSLAVSGLGRECPCWEYDVSFPRTDGPPAMVVHALKGGRPEHPDAAFGFIADAEALGALLANDFQGASLLPSSLTGGVQNDSLLAVRVTAPGGDVLFASERTIDASLGVVDTLKGSYRGLVVETSMRPEAAEMLVIGGLPRSRLPLLLLLLVVTSALIAAAILQLRREYELARLRSEFVSSVSHELRTPLAQIRMFGETLLLGRVRSDQEQIRSLEIIDQESRRLTYLVENVLQFSRSERRVLRVEPSPIALGPLVRATAETFAPLAEAAGNRLDVRPDDRLVVDADAGALRQVLLNLLDNAVKYGASGQTVTVGCVKQGDFAHVWVDDEGPGVPTAERDRIWDAFWRMERESDAGVAGAGIGLSVVREIADLHGGQSWVEDSPSGGARFVVALPGAYRVEQTLEEIDIIGERGTPGHAAPAAFRKSRAVDMQPDDAAGASKEEAEEVGAGQGVPESTRRPAGLPS, encoded by the coding sequence ATGAGGTTTCTCCGACGCCACGGAACGCACAGGTCGCGGTCGGCCTTCGTCGCCGGCCTGCTGCTGGTGACGTTCGTCCTCGCGGTGGTGCTCGCCTACCAGGCGCAGGACTCGGCGCGATCGCACAGGGCGGCGGCGGAGAGCGCGCTGCGCGATTTCGCGGCGTTCGCGGGCGGAGAGTTCGGGTACCGCGTAGAAAAGACGCTGGATGAGCACCTGGTGCAGCCGGCGTTGTGGATCGTGCTCGGCGCGGACGACACGCTGAGCTACCCGGCCACCCAGTACCTCCGCAAAGCGCTGGACAACGCGCGCTACGGGCACCTCCCGGTCCGCACGGAATTCTCCTACTCGCTGCTGAGCGGCGACCTCACCGCCGTCGGAGCGCCGATTGCGCCCGACGTCCGCACCTGGATCGCGGACTCGCTGGCGGTTAGCGGGCTCGGCCGGGAATGCCCGTGCTGGGAGTACGACGTTTCCTTCCCTCGCACCGACGGTCCTCCCGCCATGGTCGTCCACGCCTTGAAGGGCGGGCGCCCCGAGCACCCCGACGCGGCCTTCGGCTTCATCGCCGACGCGGAGGCGCTGGGAGCGCTTCTTGCCAACGACTTTCAAGGCGCCTCTCTGCTGCCGTCGTCTCTCACCGGGGGAGTGCAGAACGATTCGCTGCTCGCGGTTCGCGTGACCGCCCCCGGTGGCGATGTGCTGTTCGCCTCGGAGCGGACCATCGATGCCTCGCTGGGCGTGGTGGACACGCTGAAGGGCTCCTATCGGGGTCTGGTCGTCGAGACATCCATGCGGCCGGAAGCGGCGGAGATGCTGGTGATAGGGGGCCTGCCGCGCTCCCGGCTCCCGCTCCTTCTGCTGCTCCTCGTGGTCACCTCCGCGCTGATCGCCGCGGCGATTCTCCAGCTCCGGCGGGAGTACGAATTGGCCCGGCTCCGGTCGGAGTTCGTGTCGAGCGTGTCGCACGAGTTGCGGACCCCTCTCGCGCAGATCCGAATGTTCGGCGAAACCTTGCTGCTGGGGCGCGTGCGATCCGACCAGGAGCAAATCCGCTCGCTCGAAATCATCGATCAGGAATCCCGGCGGCTGACGTACCTGGTGGAGAACGTGCTTCAGTTCTCGCGCTCCGAGCGTCGGGTGTTGCGGGTTGAGCCGTCCCCCATCGCTCTGGGACCACTGGTCCGCGCCACCGCCGAGACGTTCGCGCCCCTCGCGGAAGCGGCCGGCAACCGACTCGATGTGAGGCCGGACGACCGTCTCGTGGTCGACGCGGACGCCGGGGCGCTGCGCCAGGTACTGCTCAATTTGCTCGACAACGCGGTCAAGTACGGGGCCTCCGGTCAGACGGTTACGGTGGGCTGCGTGAAACAGGGAGACTTCGCGCACGTATGGGTTGATGACGAAGGGCCCGGCGTACCGACCGCGGAACGCGACCGCATCTGGGACGCGTTCTGGCGCATGGAAAGGGAGTCCGACGCGGGCGTAGCTGGAGCCGGCATCGGCCTTTCGGTCGTGCGAGAGATTGCCGATCTGCACGGCGGACAGTCGTGGGTCGAGGATTCCCCATCGGGTGGTGCCCGTTTCGTCGTGGCTTTGCCCGGAGCGTATCGGGTCGAGCAAACGCTGGAGGAGATAGACATCATCGGCGAGCGCGGGACGCCAGGCCATGCGGCGCCGGCGGCTTTCCGAAAGTCGAGGGCTGTGGACATGCAACCTGACGACGCCGCTGGAGCGTCCAAGGAAGAGGCGGAGGAGGTCGGGGCGGGGCAGGGTGTCCCGGAGTCGACCCGGCGGCCGGCCGGTTTGCCCTCGTAG
- a CDS encoding acyl-CoA dehydrogenase — protein sequence MEAVPAAAVALLPAVHVAWSNGILEPHEMAAARDAIRAGEWADPPCREWVARWLDPGAPPPPRDLLALRDEIRARARRLGDGSGEAAAPSLRSLSGLGLALARGESASAAAAWGQPAAGAALEAFEAALGVAPAEAVAVLLGRPSRAPRGRAESGVDADTLNLLLDGSYRDTREDLLALLSDPRFQIPSGTPMSLYRERVLDICRALADRGYGALSFPPEFGGESDTGRFVAVFETLAYGDLSVTVKFGVQFGLFGGSVLQLGTRRHHERYLSDIGSLRLPGCFAMTETGHGSNVRDVETIARYDAAAGVFVLHSPSAASGKDWIGGAARDARMATVFAQLETGGERHGVHALLVPIRGENGAPLPGIRIEDRGLKQGLNGVDNGQIWFDGVRVPRENLLDRFASVSEDGTYSSPIPGADRRFFTMLGTLVAGRVSIAAAAVSAAKTALTIAIRHTDLRTQFGREGEREEPLLEYRAMQRSLLPRLADTYALHFAVRALIDDYAALESGADTREIEARAAGLKAAATWHAMDTLRACREACGGAGYAADSRFGQLAADADAFTTFEGANFVLLQLLAKGLLTEYREEFGDMKMWTVVRFLTARAGERLAELDPIGPRKSDPEHLRDPAFHEEALEHRARRLTVTAAARVKARLDDGMDSFTAVNETQDHLIALALAHVDRLVLGDFARAVTAAGGFGGPEVDGSGGSAEAGALRLLYDLHALRAIERRRAWYLESGLMEPSKTRAVRREINTLCAALRPHAPALVSAFGIPDAVLGAPIGLRDAASTELAPE from the coding sequence ATGGAGGCGGTCCCCGCCGCTGCCGTCGCGCTCCTGCCCGCGGTCCACGTGGCGTGGTCCAACGGCATTCTGGAGCCGCACGAGATGGCCGCGGCGCGTGACGCAATCCGCGCCGGCGAGTGGGCCGACCCGCCGTGCCGCGAGTGGGTGGCGCGCTGGCTCGACCCGGGCGCTCCGCCGCCGCCGCGAGACCTGCTGGCGCTGCGCGACGAGATTCGCGCACGCGCGCGCCGGCTGGGCGACGGCTCCGGGGAAGCGGCGGCGCCGAGCCTGCGGTCTCTTTCCGGGTTGGGGCTGGCGCTGGCGCGCGGCGAGAGCGCGTCCGCCGCGGCGGCCTGGGGGCAGCCCGCCGCGGGCGCGGCGCTGGAGGCGTTCGAGGCAGCGCTCGGGGTCGCCCCCGCCGAGGCGGTGGCGGTCCTTCTCGGTCGGCCGAGTCGCGCTCCGCGGGGCCGCGCGGAATCCGGCGTCGACGCCGACACGCTGAATCTGCTGCTCGACGGCTCCTACCGGGACACGCGGGAGGACCTCCTCGCGCTCCTGTCCGACCCTCGCTTCCAGATCCCATCGGGCACGCCGATGAGCCTGTACCGGGAGCGAGTCCTGGACATCTGCCGCGCGCTGGCCGACCGCGGATACGGCGCGTTGAGCTTCCCGCCGGAGTTCGGTGGGGAGTCGGACACGGGACGCTTCGTGGCCGTGTTCGAAACGCTGGCCTATGGAGATCTCAGCGTCACGGTGAAGTTCGGGGTCCAGTTCGGCCTGTTCGGGGGCAGCGTCCTGCAGCTCGGTACGCGCCGGCATCACGAGCGCTACCTGAGCGACATAGGGTCGCTCCGCCTGCCCGGCTGCTTCGCCATGACCGAGACGGGACACGGCTCCAACGTCCGCGACGTCGAGACGATCGCCCGCTACGACGCCGCGGCGGGCGTGTTCGTTCTGCACTCGCCGTCTGCGGCGTCCGGCAAGGACTGGATCGGAGGGGCGGCCCGCGATGCCCGCATGGCGACCGTGTTCGCGCAGCTCGAGACGGGCGGGGAGCGCCACGGCGTGCACGCGCTGCTGGTACCCATCCGGGGCGAGAACGGCGCCCCGCTGCCGGGCATCCGGATCGAGGATCGCGGGTTGAAGCAAGGCCTGAACGGCGTCGACAACGGCCAGATCTGGTTCGACGGCGTGCGCGTCCCGCGCGAGAACCTGCTGGACCGTTTCGCGTCGGTGTCCGAGGACGGGACCTACTCCAGCCCGATTCCCGGTGCGGACCGGCGCTTCTTCACCATGCTGGGCACGCTCGTGGCGGGCCGCGTCAGCATCGCCGCGGCGGCGGTGAGCGCGGCCAAGACCGCGTTGACGATCGCCATTCGCCACACCGACCTACGCACGCAGTTCGGCCGGGAGGGAGAGCGCGAGGAGCCCCTCCTGGAATACCGGGCGATGCAGCGTTCGCTGCTGCCGCGGCTGGCGGACACCTACGCGCTGCACTTCGCGGTGCGCGCGCTCATCGACGACTACGCCGCGCTGGAGTCGGGCGCGGACACGAGGGAGATCGAGGCGCGGGCGGCGGGCCTGAAAGCGGCGGCGACCTGGCACGCGATGGACACGCTGCGCGCCTGCAGGGAGGCGTGCGGAGGCGCGGGTTACGCAGCCGACAGCCGCTTCGGCCAGTTGGCAGCTGACGCCGACGCGTTCACGACCTTCGAGGGCGCCAATTTCGTCCTCCTTCAACTCCTGGCGAAGGGACTCCTGACCGAGTACCGGGAAGAATTCGGGGACATGAAGATGTGGACGGTGGTCCGCTTCCTCACCGCTCGCGCCGGCGAGCGACTGGCGGAGCTGGACCCCATCGGCCCCCGCAAGAGCGACCCGGAGCACCTCCGCGATCCCGCCTTTCACGAAGAAGCACTCGAGCACCGCGCCAGGCGCCTGACGGTCACCGCGGCGGCGCGCGTGAAGGCGCGCCTCGACGACGGCATGGACAGCTTCACCGCCGTCAACGAAACGCAGGACCACCTCATCGCTCTGGCCCTGGCGCACGTCGACCGGCTGGTTCTGGGCGATTTCGCTCGCGCGGTCACGGCGGCCGGCGGTTTCGGAGGTCCGGAGGTGGACGGGTCCGGCGGCTCAGCCGAGGCGGGTGCGCTGCGGCTGCTGTACGACCTGCACGCGCTGCGGGCCATCGAGCGCCGCCGCGCGTGGTATCTGGAGAGCGGCCTGATGGAGCCCTCCAAGACGCGCGCGGTTCGGCGGGAGATCAACACGCTGTGCGCGGCGCTCAGGCCGCACGCTCCCGCGCTGGTGAGCGCGTTCGGCATCCCCGACGCCGTGCTCGGCGCCCCCATCGGTCTTCGGGACGCCGCCTCGACCGAGCTGGCGCCCGAGTGA
- a CDS encoding response regulator transcription factor encodes MMSNILLVEDNPDLAYGLRNNLEIEGYDVTVAGDGEIGLQRALELDPSLVILDLMLPKLDGYRVLRALREAGSQVPVLILTAKGEEADKVLGFRMGADDYVTKPFGVLELLARVRAVLRRTRNGNGMAYPADGDRFGDVEVDTRARTVLKADATVPLTPKEFDLLVALLRRHGAVASRLELMKEVWGHRAAVVSRTVDTHVAELRRKLEEDPSNPRHILTVWKAGYRLER; translated from the coding sequence ATGATGAGCAACATCTTGCTGGTGGAAGACAACCCGGATCTTGCCTATGGACTCCGGAACAACCTCGAAATCGAGGGCTACGACGTCACCGTCGCGGGGGACGGCGAGATAGGCTTGCAGCGAGCGCTGGAGTTGGACCCGTCGCTGGTGATTCTGGACCTCATGCTCCCGAAGCTGGATGGGTACCGCGTCCTGCGCGCGCTGCGCGAGGCGGGGTCGCAAGTGCCCGTGCTCATTCTCACCGCCAAGGGGGAGGAAGCCGACAAGGTGCTCGGTTTCCGCATGGGCGCCGACGACTACGTGACGAAGCCGTTCGGCGTCTTGGAGTTGCTCGCCCGGGTGCGCGCCGTGCTGCGGCGAACCCGCAACGGCAACGGCATGGCCTATCCGGCGGACGGGGATCGCTTCGGAGACGTCGAGGTGGACACCCGCGCGCGCACCGTGCTGAAGGCCGATGCGACGGTGCCGTTGACGCCCAAGGAGTTCGACCTACTCGTGGCGCTGCTGAGGCGACACGGGGCGGTTGCGTCCCGCCTCGAGTTGATGAAGGAAGTCTGGGGCCATCGCGCAGCCGTCGTGAGCCGCACGGTGGACACGCACGTGGCAGAGCTGCGGCGCAAGCTGGAGGAAGACCCCTCCAACCCGCGCCACATTCTGACCGTCTGGAAAGCGGGCTACCGGCTGGAACGCTGA
- a CDS encoding LEA type 2 family protein, whose product MIKRNMIPLAAAFFLSGCASLGLADLVQPPSFSAADGRASALRLLRPSAQMPLGGASLRLWTRVRNPNSFGINLAGMDGELYLENSRAALVDLPLGLPLSAAQDTVIPIDLSVNLADLPRLAGQLADALGGGSIAYRLDGTVAVETGAFGRQSFGPGTIVSGAVDVTRE is encoded by the coding sequence ATGATCAAGCGAAACATGATTCCGCTAGCTGCGGCGTTCTTTCTGAGCGGGTGCGCGAGCCTGGGGCTCGCCGATCTCGTTCAGCCGCCTAGCTTCAGCGCCGCGGACGGACGCGCGAGCGCGCTGCGCCTGCTGCGGCCCTCAGCGCAGATGCCGCTCGGCGGAGCCTCGCTGCGCCTTTGGACGCGGGTGCGCAATCCCAACTCGTTCGGCATCAACCTGGCCGGGATGGATGGGGAGTTGTACCTGGAGAACTCCAGGGCCGCCTTGGTCGATCTGCCCTTGGGGTTGCCGCTGTCGGCGGCCCAGGACACGGTGATCCCCATCGACCTCAGCGTGAACCTGGCGGACCTGCCGCGACTGGCCGGCCAGCTCGCCGACGCCCTGGGAGGCGGAAGCATCGCGTATCGTCTCGACGGCACCGTGGCGGTCGAAACGGGCGCCTTCGGGCGTCAGAGCTTCGGCCCGGGGACGATCGTGAGCGGGGCAGTCGACGTCACCCGCGAATAG
- a CDS encoding SDR family NAD(P)-dependent oxidoreductase — protein HRVYATMRDPLRRNADAADALRVAGDLAAGEIRVIELDVSNDAAAREAVEEAAAGGGRLDALVNNAGVMFVGIAEAFTPDQLTRQLDVNVTGPFRLMRAAAPHMRAQGGGLILNVSSVAGRFARPFAGLYHASKWALEGLTQAMRYELSAYGVDVVLLEPGPYRTNLQSASEGPGDRARLAELEHLAAVQKDMSSRFYKVFDDDAAPTDPADVARAIQHLVETPAGERPFRSVVGIDFGMEELNRKTAPYYEGVLEAYGVRDLGGIGASPSAEGA, from the coding sequence CACCGCGTCTACGCGACGATGCGCGATCCGCTGCGTCGCAACGCCGACGCTGCCGACGCGCTGCGCGTGGCCGGGGACCTGGCCGCGGGCGAGATCAGGGTCATCGAGTTGGACGTGTCGAACGACGCCGCCGCGCGCGAGGCCGTGGAGGAGGCGGCGGCCGGCGGCGGTCGCCTGGACGCGCTGGTCAACAACGCCGGCGTCATGTTCGTCGGCATCGCCGAGGCGTTTACGCCCGACCAGTTGACCCGTCAACTGGACGTGAACGTCACCGGGCCGTTTCGGTTGATGCGGGCCGCCGCGCCACACATGCGCGCGCAGGGCGGGGGTCTGATCCTCAACGTCAGCTCGGTGGCGGGGCGCTTCGCCCGCCCATTCGCCGGACTCTACCACGCGAGCAAGTGGGCGCTGGAGGGGCTTACGCAGGCGATGAGGTATGAGCTCTCGGCCTACGGAGTCGACGTGGTGTTGCTGGAGCCGGGACCGTATCGCACCAACCTCCAGAGCGCCTCGGAGGGCCCTGGCGATCGCGCTCGGCTGGCAGAGCTGGAGCACCTGGCGGCGGTGCAGAAGGACATGTCGTCGCGCTTCTACAAGGTGTTCGACGACGACGCCGCCCCCACCGATCCGGCCGACGTGGCGCGAGCCATCCAGCACCTGGTCGAGACGCCCGCGGGCGAGCGTCCGTTCAGGTCGGTCGTGGGCATCGACTTCGGCATGGAAGAACTGAATCGGAAGACGGCGCCCTACTACGAGGGCGTCCTGGAGGCCTACGGGGTTCGCGACCTGGGTGGCATCGGCGCGAGCCCGAGCGCGGAGGGCGCATGA
- a CDS encoding COX15/CtaA family protein, translated as MLRRFAWGTLLFTLAVIAWGAFVRASGSGAGCGAHWPLCNGEVVPRPEAIETVIELAHRVTSGLSLLAVLALALFVFRTLPSPHPARLAAAASVFFMLTEAAVGAGLVLLELVADDASPARAYWMAGHLLNTFLLLGALTATAWWVGAGKGARPRKPSGSTRWLLGAALFGVLILGASGAIAALGDTLYPATSLAEGLREEFAPGAALLLRLRVAHPALAFTVGAFLVVAVPYLGRRGGDAGSVAISRLVAWIVLAQLAAGVVNVLLLAPIWLQIVHLLLADALWIALVLFGLTSSTERAGTRVAPSAMQEKTAASGRAG; from the coding sequence ATGCTGCGCCGGTTCGCCTGGGGCACGCTGCTGTTCACCCTGGCCGTGATCGCCTGGGGCGCGTTCGTACGCGCCAGCGGATCGGGAGCGGGGTGTGGCGCGCACTGGCCGCTGTGCAACGGCGAGGTGGTGCCACGGCCCGAGGCGATTGAAACCGTCATCGAGCTCGCGCATCGAGTCACGAGCGGTCTCTCGCTACTGGCCGTCCTGGCGCTGGCGCTGTTCGTCTTCAGGACTCTGCCGTCGCCGCATCCAGCGCGACTGGCAGCCGCGGCTTCGGTGTTCTTCATGCTGACGGAGGCCGCTGTCGGCGCCGGGCTGGTGCTGCTGGAGCTGGTGGCGGACGACGCCTCTCCGGCCAGGGCCTACTGGATGGCGGGCCACCTGCTCAACACGTTTCTACTTCTCGGCGCGCTGACCGCAACCGCGTGGTGGGTGGGCGCGGGAAAGGGGGCTCGCCCTCGAAAGCCGTCGGGCTCGACGCGCTGGCTGCTAGGCGCCGCTCTCTTCGGCGTGCTCATCCTGGGAGCGAGCGGCGCCATCGCCGCGCTCGGCGACACCTTGTACCCGGCGACGTCGCTCGCGGAGGGGCTGCGCGAAGAGTTCGCGCCGGGGGCGGCGCTGCTGCTCCGGCTACGCGTGGCGCACCCCGCGCTGGCGTTCACCGTGGGCGCGTTTCTGGTCGTCGCCGTCCCCTATCTGGGGCGACGCGGAGGCGACGCCGGGTCCGTCGCGATCTCCCGCCTGGTGGCGTGGATCGTCCTGGCGCAGCTCGCCGCCGGCGTCGTGAACGTGCTCCTTCTCGCGCCCATCTGGTTGCAGATCGTGCATCTGCTCCTGGCCGACGCGTTGTGGATCGCGCTGGTGCTGTTCGGGCTGACCTCGTCGACGGAGCGGGCGGGCACGCGCGTTGCACCGTCCGCCATGCAGGAGAAGACGGCCGCTTCGGGGAGGGCAGGATGA
- a CDS encoding M50 family metallopeptidase, whose product MRKRTKRRLEFIVGFTGYFLAIWLLWPTPLIYPLKLFVVLLHEIGHGLAAIATGGEIRSIAITPDQGGVCFCPGGNALLTLSAGYLGSLAFGVGMIEAARRGERLTRWALMILGGLVLAFAALYVRTAFSLAVAVLAGGALLLAAGRLGHGGRTLVLTFLGLTSALYALLDIRSDVLRRPHLDSDAAMLADLTGVPTLIWGLIWVGIAAGALFWTVRRGYPKR is encoded by the coding sequence ATGCGCAAGCGAACCAAGCGCCGGCTCGAATTCATCGTCGGCTTCACGGGATATTTCCTGGCTATCTGGCTGCTCTGGCCCACGCCGCTCATCTATCCCTTGAAGCTGTTCGTCGTCCTGCTGCACGAAATCGGTCACGGCCTGGCCGCGATCGCCACGGGCGGGGAGATCCGCTCGATCGCCATCACCCCGGATCAGGGTGGGGTCTGTTTCTGCCCCGGGGGCAATGCGCTGCTGACGTTGTCCGCCGGCTACCTCGGCAGTCTCGCCTTCGGCGTGGGCATGATCGAGGCGGCCCGCCGCGGCGAACGCCTCACCAGGTGGGCGCTGATGATCCTGGGCGGCCTGGTGCTCGCCTTCGCCGCGCTGTACGTGCGCACGGCGTTCTCGCTGGCGGTGGCTGTCCTGGCGGGAGGCGCGCTGCTACTCGCCGCGGGTCGCCTGGGGCACGGCGGGCGGACGCTGGTGCTGACGTTCCTCGGCCTGACCAGCGCGCTGTACGCGCTTCTGGATATCCGCAGCGACGTGCTGCGCCGTCCGCACCTGGATTCGGACGCGGCCATGCTCGCCGACCTGACGGGGGTGCCGACCCTGATCTGGGGCCTGATATGGGTGGGCATTGCCGCGGGCGCGTTGTTCTGGACCGTGCGACGGGGTTATCCGAAGCGGTGA